A window of Natrinema versiforme contains these coding sequences:
- a CDS encoding helix-turn-helix domain-containing protein, which produces MIELNNVRGSAIDELVAWLDDHPVMTTAQLLQYDEASENAYVSLVGEYDDDTEPVLNVLLRNRCFPTVPATVADGREHWSVIVPTNEAVSQAHDELRNLGSITVDSLGAPELDGLLTGLIDIKQAVQRLSPRQREILARAIDRGYYDSPRACSIETLAETDSANASTVGNHLRRSEAKILEAVFPLLTDAGPTTGDATTDEYVSSRT; this is translated from the coding sequence ATGATCGAGCTCAACAACGTTCGAGGCTCGGCGATCGACGAACTCGTCGCGTGGCTCGACGACCATCCGGTGATGACGACGGCGCAGCTGCTACAGTACGACGAGGCGAGCGAAAACGCGTACGTCTCGCTCGTCGGCGAGTACGACGACGACACCGAACCGGTCCTGAACGTGCTCCTCCGAAACCGGTGTTTCCCGACCGTTCCGGCGACCGTCGCCGACGGACGGGAACACTGGAGCGTGATCGTCCCGACGAACGAAGCGGTAAGTCAAGCCCACGACGAACTCCGGAATCTCGGCTCGATCACGGTCGACTCCCTCGGCGCACCCGAACTCGACGGGCTACTGACCGGACTGATCGATATCAAGCAGGCCGTCCAACGTCTCTCCCCTCGACAGCGCGAGATTCTCGCTCGAGCAATCGACCGTGGCTACTACGATTCGCCGCGAGCCTGCAGTATCGAAACCCTCGCCGAGACCGACTCGGCGAACGCATCGACCGTCGGTAATCACCTTCGTCGGTCCGAGGCGAAGATACTCGAGGCGGTGTTTCCCCTGTTGACGGATGCCGGGCCGACCACGGGAGACGCGACGACCGACGAGTACGTCTCCTCGCGGACCTGA
- a CDS encoding ABC transporter permease — MSTRSNRSWLPRLSTGLWYGYLVLIIAFLMTPLLSLIIASFDSGQTFSLPFEFTLEWYRNAVTSTSVQSAVDSTIRISVPVTILSTVIGTAGAIAYTRYSFRGREYFKIVALLPIFFPLILLGLGMSMWASVTGLGYGIVPAIIGETVWISPIVMFVVSISALGVDPNIEEAARDLGADTLTIYKDVLLPLIANGIVSGAIFAFVLSWNNYYIVSYLKGSEITITTWIHGRMTQGFTPVVPALASLIFYASLLLLLVAIVMEVRSER; from the coding sequence ATGAGCACGCGCTCGAACCGCTCGTGGCTCCCTCGACTGTCGACCGGCCTCTGGTACGGCTACCTCGTCCTCATCATCGCGTTCCTGATGACGCCGTTGCTCAGCCTCATCATCGCGTCGTTCGACAGCGGCCAGACCTTCTCGTTGCCGTTCGAGTTTACCCTCGAGTGGTACCGAAACGCCGTGACCTCGACGAGTGTCCAGTCCGCCGTCGACTCGACGATCCGCATCTCGGTTCCGGTGACGATTCTCAGCACCGTTATCGGTACGGCGGGGGCGATCGCGTACACGCGCTACTCGTTCCGCGGTCGGGAGTACTTCAAGATCGTCGCGCTCTTGCCGATCTTCTTCCCGTTGATTCTCCTCGGCCTCGGGATGTCGATGTGGGCGAGCGTGACCGGACTCGGCTACGGTATCGTGCCGGCGATCATCGGCGAAACCGTCTGGATCTCGCCGATCGTCATGTTCGTCGTCTCGATCAGCGCACTCGGCGTCGACCCGAACATCGAGGAGGCGGCCCGTGATCTCGGTGCCGACACGCTCACCATCTACAAGGACGTGCTGTTACCCCTCATCGCGAACGGAATCGTCTCGGGTGCCATCTTTGCGTTCGTCCTCTCGTGGAACAACTACTACATCGTCTCGTATCTCAAGGGCTCGGAGATCACCATCACGACGTGGATTCACGGGCGAATGACCCAGGGGTTCACGCCGGTCGTCCCGGCACTCGCCTCGCTGATCTTCTACGCATCGCTTCTCTTGCTCCTCGTGGCGATCGTTATGGAGGTGCGGTCCGAGAGGTAA
- a CDS encoding ABC transporter permease codes for MSVKEFVRSKVPAAIDRPGRRLASVSSLGPPGGLMLPLLALLAFMFVGPIVAIVLFSVQTENVISLSVADWTLEAYREIVRGTLSGEGVYGEVTLNTIVISALTTVVAFVVSYPAAYALATKVRRFKLPILIALIIPLFTSVNIRVYGWVLFLINDGVFDLLAGSVGLDVPSIIYTRSAVVLGTVYVYLPYMLFPIYLSISTIDDSLLEAAADLGAGRAKQFVDIILPLSKPGVIIGSLFVFVLSLGAEVEAELLGGGTVYTAASNISYSFGYSQNWPLGSAQAVGLLLITTVCGIVILRTIDLAEIASRGGSR; via the coding sequence ATGTCGGTCAAAGAGTTCGTTCGCTCGAAGGTTCCGGCGGCTATTGACCGGCCCGGTCGCCGGCTCGCGTCGGTCTCCTCGCTGGGCCCACCGGGCGGGCTCATGCTTCCGTTGCTCGCGCTGCTGGCGTTCATGTTCGTGGGTCCGATCGTCGCGATCGTTCTGTTCTCGGTACAGACCGAGAACGTAATTTCGCTTTCCGTGGCCGACTGGACGCTCGAGGCCTACCGGGAGATCGTACGGGGAACGCTCAGCGGCGAGGGCGTCTACGGGGAGGTGACGCTCAACACGATCGTCATCAGTGCGCTGACGACGGTCGTCGCGTTCGTCGTTTCCTACCCCGCCGCCTACGCACTCGCGACGAAAGTTCGTCGATTCAAACTCCCCATTCTGATCGCGCTCATTATTCCGCTCTTTACGAGCGTCAACATTCGCGTCTACGGCTGGGTGCTGTTCTTGATCAACGACGGCGTCTTCGACCTCCTCGCCGGAAGCGTCGGATTGGACGTCCCGTCGATCATTTACACTCGCAGCGCCGTCGTGCTCGGAACGGTGTACGTCTATCTCCCCTACATGCTGTTCCCGATCTACCTCTCGATCAGTACGATCGACGACTCGCTCCTCGAGGCGGCGGCGGACCTCGGTGCGGGACGAGCGAAACAGTTCGTCGACATCATCCTCCCGCTGTCGAAACCGGGGGTCATCATCGGGTCGTTGTTCGTGTTCGTCCTGAGCCTCGGAGCGGAGGTCGAAGCGGAACTGCTCGGCGGCGGGACGGTCTACACCGCGGCGAGTAACATCAGTTACTCGTTTGGCTACTCACAGAACTGGCCGCTCGGCTCGGCACAAGCCGTCGGCCTGTTGCTCATCACGACGGTCTGTGGCATCGTAATCTTGCGGACGATCGATCTGGCCGAAATCGCATCGCGGGGTGGTTCCCGATGA
- a CDS encoding ABC transporter ATP-binding protein → MLKAANLRKEYGSTIAVEDVGFEIESGSFATIVGPSGCGKSTLLRMLAGHLSPTAGRIELDGVDITDSPPQQRPTSLVFQSWSLFPHMTVAENIEFPIEARNLEPNGRVERLLEQVRLDPEEFADKPVSDLSGGQKQRVALTRSLAYEPDILLLDEPLASLDYVLQKKLQRELTELNAELNTTFVYVTHSLESALIMSDQLFVIDDGSVVQRGSPDEIYQEPANKFVAEFMGDTNVFPIDVVDRADGTVRIDHPMLEGTREFPYGPADRPDPEYLVVRHDDTVVKPTLESEIGIQVTVVNVLNKGNTALVEVRGTRDDAEYVAEMPLDRVAEIGLTDGEDAYLQWVPEKTHVLTGGGS, encoded by the coding sequence ATGCTCAAAGCTGCTAACTTACGAAAGGAGTATGGATCGACCATCGCCGTCGAAGACGTCGGATTCGAGATCGAATCGGGATCGTTCGCGACGATCGTCGGTCCCAGCGGGTGCGGGAAGTCGACGCTGCTCAGAATGCTCGCCGGCCACCTGTCACCGACTGCGGGCCGGATCGAACTCGACGGGGTAGACATCACCGACTCGCCGCCACAGCAGCGGCCGACGAGTCTCGTGTTCCAGTCGTGGTCGCTGTTCCCGCATATGACCGTCGCAGAGAACATCGAGTTTCCGATCGAAGCGCGAAATTTGGAACCGAACGGGCGAGTCGAGCGACTACTCGAACAGGTTCGGCTCGATCCCGAGGAGTTCGCCGATAAGCCGGTCAGCGATCTCAGCGGCGGCCAGAAACAGCGCGTCGCGCTCACGCGGTCGCTCGCGTACGAACCCGATATCCTGTTGCTCGACGAACCGCTCGCGTCACTCGATTACGTGTTACAGAAGAAACTCCAGCGCGAACTAACCGAACTCAACGCCGAGTTGAACACGACGTTCGTCTACGTGACACACTCCCTCGAGTCGGCCTTGATCATGAGCGACCAACTGTTCGTCATCGACGACGGCTCGGTCGTCCAGCGCGGCAGCCCGGACGAGATCTATCAAGAGCCGGCCAACAAGTTCGTCGCGGAGTTCATGGGCGATACGAACGTTTTCCCGATCGATGTCGTCGACCGGGCCGACGGCACGGTCCGTATCGACCATCCCATGCTCGAGGGTACTCGAGAATTCCCCTACGGGCCCGCCGATCGGCCGGATCCGGAGTATCTGGTCGTCCGTCACGACGACACCGTCGTCAAACCCACACTCGAGAGCGAGATCGGGATTCAAGTGACCGTCGTAAACGTTCTCAACAAGGGGAACACGGCGCTGGTCGAGGTACGGGGGACACGCGACGACGCGGAGTACGTCGCTGAAATGCCCCTCGACCGGGTCGCGGAGATCGGGCTGACGGACGGCGAAGACGCGTACCTGCAGTGGGTACCCGAGAAAACGCACGTCCTCACCGGGGGCGGCTCCTGA
- a CDS encoding PotD/PotF family extracellular solute-binding protein, producing the protein MVNQPSFDRRAVLRGVGGAAASGVAVLAGCLGGEDEIEGAEPWQTDELAEVPAEEHPALYEPSETERDSSETLAHLTWTGYDAENVQGPFREQFNANTNIDLFTDNAQAFNRLQSGEWRQFEQCTFDMAWVPRLAEAELIRPIDYESWKPYTFDQYIDLFQPENGYKYAFVNEDDYTFDADGTLYTFPQRFGWASFAVNTDTVAESDYQSYDIAWSDQYDVGVYDLMFWGIQIIMLREGIDPFKEHTDEEIEQVRQATFDLFDNASTLLTDFASMNQALTSGEIDIGFISGNWINGSLRRDGNYEFEAVVPDEGSVIWVESTSFVKGPQPNVSDNYMAYMMRGENALELSWPDSGGTNVVPHRTAWENYTDEQRRVLRIDEIEDIIEQSVFYEGVPDLEKFEPIWREAKTRM; encoded by the coding sequence ATGGTAAACCAACCGTCGTTCGATCGCCGCGCCGTGCTCCGTGGCGTCGGCGGTGCAGCGGCGTCGGGAGTCGCCGTGCTGGCCGGCTGTCTCGGCGGCGAAGACGAAATAGAAGGGGCCGAACCGTGGCAAACCGACGAACTCGCCGAAGTTCCCGCGGAGGAGCATCCCGCGCTCTACGAGCCGTCGGAAACCGAACGCGATTCATCGGAGACGCTCGCCCATCTCACGTGGACGGGATACGATGCGGAGAACGTCCAGGGGCCGTTTCGCGAACAGTTCAACGCCAACACGAACATCGACCTGTTTACGGACAACGCACAAGCGTTCAATCGCCTGCAGTCCGGCGAGTGGCGACAGTTCGAACAGTGTACGTTCGACATGGCGTGGGTCCCGCGACTCGCCGAAGCCGAACTGATCCGCCCGATCGATTACGAGAGTTGGAAGCCGTACACGTTCGATCAGTATATCGACCTCTTCCAGCCCGAGAACGGCTACAAGTACGCGTTCGTTAACGAGGACGATTACACCTTCGACGCCGACGGAACGCTGTACACGTTCCCCCAACGGTTCGGTTGGGCATCGTTTGCAGTGAATACTGATACCGTCGCGGAGTCGGATTACCAGTCGTACGACATCGCGTGGTCCGACCAGTACGACGTCGGCGTCTACGATCTGATGTTCTGGGGCATCCAGATCATCATGCTCCGAGAGGGGATCGACCCGTTCAAAGAACACACCGACGAGGAAATCGAACAGGTCAGACAGGCGACCTTCGATCTCTTCGATAACGCCTCGACCCTCCTGACGGACTTCGCCTCGATGAATCAGGCGCTGACCTCCGGCGAAATCGATATCGGTTTCATCAGCGGCAACTGGATCAACGGATCGCTTCGGCGCGACGGCAACTACGAATTCGAGGCGGTCGTCCCCGACGAGGGATCGGTCATTTGGGTCGAATCGACATCGTTCGTCAAGGGCCCTCAGCCGAACGTTTCGGACAACTACATGGCCTACATGATGCGGGGCGAAAACGCACTGGAGCTGTCGTGGCCGGATTCGGGCGGCACGAACGTCGTCCCCCACCGGACCGCGTGGGAGAACTACACCGACGAACAGCGGCGGGTCCTCCGAATCGACGAGATCGAAGACATCATCGAACAATCGGTGTTCTACGAGGGCGTTCCCGACCTCGAGAAGTTCGAGCCGATCTGGCGCGAAGCGAAGACGAGGATGTAA
- a CDS encoding DUF5816 domain-containing protein codes for MQTLSTDDGETVYISETDGDRGSKGPFLVAFESSDAERRYGWFCTNCESLDNAMDSMGRIKCNRCGNFRKPTEWDAAHE; via the coding sequence ATGCAAACCTTGTCGACCGACGACGGTGAAACCGTCTACATCTCGGAGACGGACGGCGACAGGGGATCGAAGGGGCCGTTTCTCGTCGCCTTCGAATCCTCCGACGCGGAGCGCCGTTACGGCTGGTTCTGTACGAACTGCGAGAGCCTCGATAACGCGATGGACTCGATGGGACGGATCAAGTGCAACCGGTGTGGTAACTTCCGCAAGCCCACCGAGTGGGACGCCGCCCACGAGTAA
- a CDS encoding universal stress protein, with product MSLVVVPVRYPLSKHSRRTLERAIEVAREREAALTILHVDLYQNGKKVTRIDLKNAVESSFGRLERARYVVRTGFLVEESILDEVAAEAADAVVIGSKQASRLRRIFQRFTDNPDIDRYLRSHLDCEVITVESARA from the coding sequence ATGTCGTTGGTCGTGGTTCCCGTTCGGTATCCGTTGTCAAAGCACTCGCGGCGAACGCTCGAGCGGGCTATCGAGGTCGCTCGCGAGCGCGAGGCAGCGTTGACGATCCTGCACGTCGACCTCTACCAGAACGGGAAGAAAGTGACGCGTATCGACCTGAAAAACGCCGTCGAAAGCTCGTTCGGCCGACTCGAGCGGGCTCGTTACGTCGTCCGGACCGGCTTTCTCGTCGAGGAGAGCATCCTCGATGAAGTCGCCGCGGAGGCGGCTGACGCCGTCGTCATCGGGAGCAAACAGGCGAGTCGCCTGCGGCGGATCTTCCAGCGCTTTACCGACAATCCGGACATCGACCGCTATCTGCGGAGCCACCTCGACTGCGAGGTCATCACGGTCGAAAGCGCACGCGCGTAG
- a CDS encoding universal stress protein, with product MYDDILIPTDGSETIPETLAHGLPIAANNDATVHALYVVDSRVTAAADEDTSTDLERSLEDEGREAVATVEERAASEGLETVGEVRTGTPSKTILEYADEQGIDLIVIGTRGKSPREKVTSLGSVSERVVDNASIPVFVVRNAGKNE from the coding sequence ATGTACGACGACATTCTCATTCCCACGGACGGTAGCGAGACGATTCCCGAGACACTCGCCCACGGACTGCCGATCGCCGCGAACAACGACGCGACGGTCCACGCGCTGTACGTCGTCGACAGCCGCGTCACCGCCGCCGCCGACGAGGACACCAGTACCGACCTCGAGCGCTCGCTCGAGGACGAGGGCCGGGAGGCCGTCGCCACCGTCGAGGAGCGAGCGGCGTCCGAGGGACTCGAGACCGTCGGCGAGGTTCGAACGGGGACGCCCTCGAAGACGATCCTCGAGTACGCCGACGAGCAGGGGATCGACCTGATCGTCATCGGGACGCGGGGCAAGAGTCCGCGAGAGAAAGTGACCTCGTTGGGAAGCGTCTCGGAGCGGGTGGTCGACAACGCCTCGATTCCGGTGTTCGTCGTCCGTAACGCCGGCAAAAACGAGTAA